The sequence ACTACACGGTAGGAAACAGAGAGACTAAATATGCCAAGGATATAGAGGGACAGCAAGGCCAGAGGATAGTGGGACAGAGAGACTGCTGGACAGAGGATAACGGGGACGCGAAGGTCAAAGGATATGAAATACTGTAGAAGAGAGGATAAAGACATAGAGTGTCTCCAGTGCTTTTCAGAACTGGCCAACATTTTGACTTTATAATTGACAatactaagaacaccactttgcaAAAGCATATAGTACAAAATAGCGCAAGTATGGTTGGGGCCATTTCAAAACTCGCTGGGAATTCTGTCTTAATCATAAGCCAAAATTAATTTagtgattttgattttctttttaacacagTTTCATTATAGTCCATGTCGGTTTCCAAGTATGCATttgagaatgatcttgaactccttataacttcctgcctctaccctctaagtagtgggattacaggtgcacttcaccatgcctggcccgcataacagttgttgtttttttaatgaaactcaagtcagcaactcaacagaaaatttaaaaatcaaacattctaacatgATACAACCAAAGACACACTGATATCTTTGATTCGatacatgctgaggaatgatAGTAGGAAagtgtaaaagaaaaatttgttttccataattatgTTTCTATAAAAGTAGAAAACTTTGTATGTATAGTAGAAATTCTGAGATCTGTAAGATACAATAGTCTTATTTTTGAGCTGAGATGTTTAAGGTCGTGTTTGTTATCATTACATGGCTTGATGGCTTGCACTGTTGTGTGTTCAGAAGCACATCTGCAGTGAAGTCGTGTTACATACAACACAGGCGAATGCTGCCAGGAATGTATGGGATTCATTAGCTGTTTGACTTTACGTTCTCACTTGTTACGTGTTCAGAAGTCTTTGGGGTTGTAATGATCTTCTTGAATACAGACCCTTGTACTTTTGAGGggattttgctttttgagacagtgtcattcCCTGTGTTGTCCACACTGGCCCACAACTCATGATCCACTTGCCTATCTAATGGTATGCCACAATTGGAGGTTTCGGTTCACTGTGCTCACCCATTTGTACTTTTATTAGTGCCAAGCCACTCAGCACGAATCCACTGGCAATGTTCTTGTTTGCCAACTCAGTGttatatatttcttctttgcCAATCcaatagttgaaaaaaaaagtcctaattttgttttcccctttccattttctgctgCAAGCATTATTCAATGCCTCCTATGCCAGACACTATTCTGAAAAGTAGAACTAGTTGTGAGCAGAACAATGTGTGCTTACTTTCATGGaaatataatttgtgtgtgtgtgtgtgtgtgtgtgtgtgtgtgtgtgtgtgtgtgtgtgcatgtctactGGATGTTATTTTATTACCCTCCTTCTATAAGGGATAATTATTGGGCCTAATCCTGTGATGGTCTCAGTGTGGATTATAGCTTATATCATAGCTTCTCTAATTTCAAGGTGGCAGGGGGCATGCCATACCCAAAGGACAGAGCTCCATAACCCTTTTTGACCTGGAATGCTTTCCCCTCGTACTATTTCATAACTAAATTTCTACTCCATTTTTAGGGTGGATCACACATGTTGCATCCTCTAAAGGCTTTTTCTGACTACCTTCTCCACATTATATAACTTATCAGTATATTTATTTGTTGCCTCTGGCACAACGATCTCTGTGAAAGCGATAATCATATCGGCTTTGCTCACTACTCCTAGTCCTTACACAAAGTGATATATTATTTACTGAATGATGAGTGATTTAAGGTTTCCAGGAAATCCAGTGTCAACACTAACCATAATCCCTTTGTTTTAGAGAGTCCCAAGAGTCGTCAATACATTGAGTCTCACTGGGTTAAGGCTGGAGACATATTACATGCTTAGGTAGATGCGGAGACAGTGTTGTCTTAGAAAAGACTCTCAGAACATCAACCCAGGATGAAGCCCAAAATATGTAGGCTCATCTGGGCATCTGAGCACAGAGCACATGGTCCCCAGGGAGCCCTCCATTATTCATGGGCCCAGTTGTTTATCCCATGGTATAAAAATACCTgccatggaaacaggaagatAGAAGCATATccacagagagaaagataaaTTTGAGAACTTTAGTAGGCTGCCCCAAAATCCTTATTCTATTTCTGCTAGTTGTTTGTAAGCTCTTGATTGAAtgatgttacttttatttattctctaaaTCATGATTCTCCATCTCTGCTGGATGCTGTAAACTCCTGATTTGAAGATCATTTACTATTTGCTACTTTCTATTTATCCTTTTACTTGCTATATCATTAATAAACGCAGTCACTTCAAATTAAAAGACTGTCTATCATAGATCATTGTGCACACTGTACAGAACACCTGCTTCTATGAATCTTCTTGTCATGTATGTAGAGCATTTCTCCAAGGAGTAGAACGACTGGGGAGAACATACGAGTGTCAACCTTGCCAAATAAAATCAGACTCTTAGAGAATGTTTGTATAATTTGTGATCCCATTGCTCAGATTTAAGCAATACTACTTATTAATATCTCTTCAATGATTGGTTTGAAAGGTTTATAAATTTTTCCAAATAAATAGGTATGGTATAGTATTATGATTACTAATgaaactagatattaaaaatattcttgctAGTGGGATGTGGCGTGCAtgtctttgatctcagcactcaggagacagaagtaggcagacctctgtgagtctgaggctagcatggtctacatagtgaaatccaggccagtgagggctatgtagtgagaggCTGTCTCCAAACATTTTTCCTTCTTATGTAGCTCCCTTACTGTGATATAACTGTTcatgtcttttgttcatttttctaatGGTCTCTTTAAACTTTTCACAATGAGTTGTATCAATATCTTTCATTAATTCATTTGAcatagtgtctcatgtagcccaggttgtccatAAACTCATTTTGTACCTCAGGCTTGCTTTAAACTCCTGATGCTTCTGCCTTAGCTTCtctagtactgagattacagacatgagtcaccatatatatgtatagaccatgttggtcttgaactcaaagagatcctcctgcctttgtctcctaagcgttgtgctacatgagaccctggtcCAAGTCCTGCATTTTTATACAAGAGAATGAAACAATTATAGAAAATGTATGCAACATCAtccaaaaatgtaaatattaaatacCCTAATGACTATCTAGTCGCCATTTTTACCAGTTTCTTAGGTGGACTTTCACTTATACAGGTTAATTTATTCAACATCTTTACTTTTAAATGCCATGATCCTATCTACACATCTTCCCTACATGCTTAGACTATTCTCATCATTCTCATGTGAAGTTGACCACCATGAGTTATACATTACAGATACTgcatttttttatacatttcaaaCACTTTCTGCCAATGAATAATACTTCCTTTTGCCTTCTTGATGATCCATATTAAGTGCTATCTGTCTCTTGCAACTTCACCTGATTTCTTTGGCTTCACCAATAATCTCTTCACCCTTTGGCCTCATATTATCCTTCCAGTATGAGCCTTTCATAAcagtatctttatttttaatgcatgaCAATTTGGTTACATACTTCTGTCAGTTATAAGAGGCATGTAGTCCTGGAAAAATGAGCCATTCTGTACTTCCTGTGGAATATCCCCTATTAATTTGGACTgttagttttcttccttccttccttccttcctcccctcccctcccctcccttccctccctccttctgtccctccctgccccctctttctacttttctttctttctttctttctttctttctttctttctttctttctttctttctttctttctttctttctttctttctttctttctttcttccttccttccttccttccttccttccttccttccttcctttcgaCAAGACATCATTATatagcctggcctggaacttgatatatagaccaggctggcttcaaactcttgatgatccttctgcctctgtctcctgagttctgggattacaggtgtgcaccagcacacctGGTAATTTGGGCTGTCTTAATGACACTCTAATGTTGGTTCcatattttattgtgatttttcaGGGATTTAAGATCTAAATATTTGTCTAcagcaataaaatattatgaCACTCAAATAGAGACAATCTGTGGTTATGTCAGTTTTAGAATATGTAACAAATTGTGGTCGATGACAAGCTTCATTAAGTATTTAATGACAGCTTTTAAACTGACAATGAAAATAATGGTGTCAGCATGCTTTCCTGCCTGGTGAACTCCTCTCAGAGCAGTGTAAGTCACCAGGAAAGCATCCTGCTTTGGCCAAGAGTCTTTTTAAAAGTCCCCTTCAGCTCATTGTTCCTTAAGCTGTAAATGAAGGGATTCAACACAGGGGCTACAACCATGAAGATGACTGATGCAGCCGAGTCTTTTTCAGTCGAGTGGTTGGATGAAGGGCTCATATAGATTCCTGCGATGGCGCCATAGAAAAGAATAACCAAGGCAAGGTGagagccacaggttgagaatgccTTGAGTTTTCCTTGAATAGAAGTTATTTTCATCACAGCAGAGACAATGCGACCATAGGATGCTAAGATACACACTGACGGCACCACAAAGATCAGTCCCACCACAAGCAGAACCATCAGTTGGTTGAGACTGGTGTCagaacaggagagagggaggagagagttgATGTCACAGAAGAAATGGTTGATGATGTTTTCAGAGCAGAAATGCAGTCGGGCCATCATGAGGGTATGTAAGAGAGGATTCAAAGTGGCAATGACCCAAGAGAAAGCCACCAGAGAGGTGCAGACACGTGGGGTCATCATGGTGGAATAGTGCAAAGGATGGCAGATGGCCACATAACGGTCATATGCCATCACAGTGAGAAGGAAATTGTCCATGTTGGCAAACATCATACAGAAATACATCTGAGCCAGGCATCCAGGGTAGGAGATGGACTGAGACTTGGTTTGGATGTTCAGTAGCATCTTGGGCACTGTAGCTGAAGGAAGGCAGAGGTCTACCAAggacaaattggcaaggaagaaatacatgggtgtgtgtagATGATTGTTTGAGGCAATGGCGAGCAGGATGAGTAGGTTTCCAAATAGTCCTGTTAAATAGAGACACAGGAAGAGTGCAAAGAGGAGCCCTTGCTTCCCTGGCCAACTTGAGAAGCCCAGGAGGAGAAACTCGGAGATGCCGGTTTGGTTTCCTGTTTCCATTGGGTGTACCTGCATGAAGAATGTAGAGAGAAAGTTTCGTTTGGTTTCCTGTTTCCATTGGGTGTACCTGCATGAAGAACTGTAGAGAGAAAGTTTCGTTTGGCAAAACACGGCTTctcctggtattttttttttctttaaatatctacCCAGTCTTAGTCCCATTTACCAAATGTTCTTCTTTTTGGCCATCCTGTCTCTTCTCTGACGCCCTCTGCCACACTTCTGTGAACCCCAAGTGTACCTCTTCACCTCATCTGttgtctgtagcaggaatcttaaaagttcttattaataaaatcaaacccgaggccagttattggggtgaatactggaagatcagcgagacagaacaagccacagctatctcacctcaccagttcctcagctggtcctgtttcctcagactggaagcttctgtgtcctcatctcaatggctctcagctgaactgctgctcgaaagcctgaagcttaaccagccaaaatgcttctagtttctggtcctgatgcctttatatacctttctgctttctaccatcactccctaggattaaaggctagcttcctgggattaaaggtgtgagtcaccatgcctggctgtttccaatgtggccttgaactcacagagatcccagatggatttctgcctctggagtgctaggattaaaggcgtgtgctatcaccgcctaactagtggcttttctgttctctgaccccagattagtttattaaggtacacaatattttggggaacacaataccaccacagttgtcTTTATGCCTGTCTTCTTTTGCTTTAAGCTCACATCATCAGAGAGCTCTATGGggccttcatctctctctgttcAGTAGGCAGAGACTGTTTTactgttaatattttttattaacatgTATTAATTGTACAAAGTAAGTTgattcattatgacatttctaCTCATACCTGATTTGGTTATATTCACTGCATTACCCTACTttacttctcttccctccccctgtAAATATCAAATTGTACCCCTTTACTTCTCACAACCATTTCTTTTCTTAGACTTCTCTTACATGTTTAGCACCGAGTATGGCTGCCTGACTGTCTGCTGTGTGGACACAGGATTAATGGCTCCTTGCCCAACACTGAAATTCCAGTGAGATTCTCTTCCCCAGATAATTGTCCACCATCATGAAAAACAGCCAGATATCTATCATTTAGAATATGTAAGATGGGGTTTAAAGTAGCTCATTTCCTaagattcaaaacaaaaataaattcattttctcaACCAATGTATGAAGTTAAGCCTCCAAAGACAGTTTGCTTGGACTACACACATAAAAAGTTCAAATTAATCTAAAAGCATATAATACATGTGGCTGAACAATGGGTAGAGATAAAGCTAGAGGACAGCATGGGGTAAAGATTTACTTTACATGTTTTTGTGGTATTTTAACTATGACTTCAAACAGGGCACATGTACACCCTATCATCATAGTATTCCTTCAGTTACTGTGTTTCCTGGAGTTGTAGAAAACAGCACAGTAACACGGGGGTTCTTCACCAGAGACAACTGTGTTAAGGAGGCATTTGTGCAGGAGATGAAATACTATCAGCGCGGATGACTGCAAGAGCAGGAAAAGATGCTGGAACATGggcttgtttagttagtgttgaAACCAGATGCCTTTGCCTGTGGGCTTCAGTTACCTGTGGGCTCCATCACCTGTGGACCCCATCACCTGTGGGCCCCATCACCTGTGGACCCCATCACCTGTGGGCCCCATCACCTGTGGGCCCCATCACCTGTGGATCCCATCACCTGTGGGTCCATCACCTGTGGGCCCCATCACCTGTGGGCCCCATCACCTGTGGACCCCATCACCTGTGGGTCCATCACCTGTGGACCCCATCACCTGTGGGGTCCATCACCTGTGGACCCCATCACCTGTGGACCCCATCACCTGTGGACCCCATCACCTGTGGGTTCCATCACCTGTGGACCATCACCTTTGGGCCTGATCACCTGTGGACCCCATCACCCATGGACCCAGTCACCTGTGGGCTGCATCGTCCAATTAGACTCACTGTCTCTGCCCTGGATAGCTACAATCAACTTCTGATCAGCCTTCCTTCCTATAGTCCTCCCTCTCTGAGTACCACTTCCATCCCTCCTGGAGGATTATCCTTCAATCTAAAACAaagatttttctgcttttcttcttaaACTATTCTGattttttacaattaatttttttggttAGTATATAAAGAAATGGGTTTCTTTGtgacatttcatacatatattgTCACTATGCTTTGTTCTTATTCCCCTCCTCACTGCCTCACTCCATTCCTTTTCACCCTTTCTTGCTGGTCTCACAAATAATGTTCCCTCTGCTTTCATGGCATTACTCTCTCTTGTCTCCCTCCCCTTAAACACCCCTCTCCTCTCAGAGTCCAATTTCTACTTGGTAGAAAACCCATAGTATTATTGAGTCTGGCTTAATTTGTTTAACACAATGATCACCAGCTCATCTATCTTCCTGTGAACACTATAACTTCATTTTTCAAGATCCACTGTCTTATATAGGGAAAAAAACCCCCAAGAACTGAAAAACAGgatcaaatgaaaacaacaacaacaacaacaacaacaacaacaacaacaacaacaacaacaaaacttctgatattttcaattcaattcaaattccaaactccaaattctgtttCATGGCTCATGGTGTCCTTCAGGGCCCTTCTCTACTTCTTGAGCCTTATTTCTTTCTatgatcatttgtttttttgCTCAGAATTTTCTGACACACACTGAAATTGTATCTCTCTATGGCTTCTTCCATTTTTGAAGTCTCCTACTACCCTGTCTAAAACTTTTCTGAATTATGATGCTGTCTTCAGATAACTCTATTATCTGGAATaatcttgtctttttatttctttttacttgaaTCTGCTCCTCTGAAATGCAAAGTTCACATGCACAGAAAAAATGTGAACTACTACATACATAGAGTAGTGTCCGGCATAGGTCTTCAGCAAgttgaataaatgaatcttttttttttttggtttttcgagacagggtttctctgtgtagctttgcgcctttcctggaactcacttggtagcccaggctggccttgaactcacagagatccgtctggctctgcctcccgagtgctgggattaaagttgtgtgccatcaccgcccggctaaatgaaTGACTCTTACTGAAGACACAGGAGACTTTTCTGCTGTTATTAGACAGATGTATGTTCCCTAGTATGCATCTATGGTGACCTTTCTCTCTAGCCATGTACTATATAGTTGTTTTGTGTTCATTCTGGTGGATTTTGGAAAGCATATAACCTGAATCTTACTCATCTTTATAGAGACACTCAGTTTCATTAGTAATTTTGTTTATCAAGTCAGactaacccccccccctttttttttagaagaatgaACCATATGAAACTCCATCATTGGATTATCGACTGATACCATAGTCCACTGTCTTGTGTCTGAGGCAGAGGGTTGAAGAGTCTATTTGtggaaactaaggaaaatgaAGGGACTCTCCCAGATCACTTCTAATTGGCTGAATCATAAGGTGGGAATCTGAATGCAAGAGATAACACTGGTGCTTTGAACTCCAGAGAAATCATAAATCAAGAGCGAATTTCCTGGGAATTCCCAGAAATGATTAGACTCTCTTTCCATTACCTGTAGTTATCCTAGTAGCTAAAATACCTACCTACTGTTTATAGTTGCTCTTACACTAGATCTAAAAGACAGAGATGATTTCAGGAAACACAGGTTTGATAGTACTACATCACTTGGCAGTTTCTTCCATGtagcatttaaaattttacttgaaTAGATGTTTGCCAGCATATGGCAAGAGCATAAGAGATATGATCTTCACAATAGACTATCAGGGGACCACAGATGAGAGTAAAGACAAGCTATGTACTTTGCAGGAAGCAGAATTAGTAAAAtattatgctgtggatatcgttctatattaataaaacactgatggccagtgaccaggcaggaagtaggtggccaggcaggaagtaggtgggacaaggagagaggagaattcggggaagcggaaggctgaggggagagacactgcagccaccgccatgaccagcagcatgtgaagatgccgggaagccaccagccacatggcaaggtatagatttatagaaatgggttaatttaagataaaagaacagttagcaagaagcctgccacggccatacagtttataagtgatataagcgtctgagtgattattttataagtggattgtgggactgtggggcttggggaacctggagagaagccctccagcaacaaaattAATTTCTAGAAGGCTTCTTATTGTGCCTTCCTCCATTTCCACATCACATTGTTCCAAAAGAAATGGCTACTTTTACCTCTTACCACAATTTCATTTATGGTCCCTGGAAGTTTTCTTATGAGCCGCCTGCCCTCTTCTTGGTGAGAGTCTGCTATCTTTCTGTTCTAGTCTAGTCTTCTCTTGCGACTGTTTCACCAGGGCCTGCACCTGCCAACTCAATGCCAGTGGCAACCCTCCTTCCACACCCACACCGACCGGCAGCCTTCTGGTCTCTAGAGTCTACAACACCACCCCTTTTTTCTGTTTGGGATATCAGTTTTGATGTTCTCTGCCTTAAGAGCAACTACTTGCAGCATGTGAACCCTCTAGTGCGACTTACAAAAGAAAGTTCCAAGAGAACTCAGCTCCcgtcttctcttttcttccaaaCAAATCTCTACTCTATTGCCCTGGAAACTTTGTGGGAGGCAGACAGTGGCCAGATGAAATGGGGTTAGTTCTTTGATAGAGGAAGTAGGAATATTAGGATTTGAGCTATGGCCACTTTATGCTGGGTGGACTGCACAATGCAGGACACCTGCTTGctgagagggaggaaaaagagatttacagaaaaagacaagaaagttACAGTGTGCTCATCATCCATGCCTCATGCCTTAATTTCTCTGCACACCTTTGACCTTCATGCCATACTGAGTTAAATTCCAGTTAGTTCTGAAGACACAGACTATTCATTTTGATTATCATTAGGCCAAATACATACCACTTGTTGTTTACTTAGGAGTTTCAACAACAGCCAATCTTTTCCTAGTACTTTCTCCCTTATTTTTATCTACGCCTATCATTAGTGGTTATCTTAAACTCTTAGTACAATTCTGTTAAGGAATGTATCTAAATATCCAAGCAGTTACTTACAGAGGATGCAAAAAGGATTCTTTTACAACAATATCCTGCAAGGAGCAAAAGGGGCTTCTCAGTAATTTATGGTTCACATGAAGAGGTAGAACTCTGCTGTAGATACGCCATGTTAAGACAAAAAGGGTGCTACAGTGACCACAGTCCATCAAAAGCACCACCCTATTCACTTTTCCTTAAGacagaatgtttgtttgtttgttttactagaAGTATAAAGCAATGAAGAGTACACAAAGTCAACTGAATAAATTCTACAGCTATTCAGGAAATCCTAAATTGTTCACCAAGATGGAAAACACAATAGTCACCACTCTCCAGCACTCTGTGCCACACCACACATCTTCATCATTTGCTAATAACCACAGTAACCTTATAATTGTATGTCTTTattctgtgcatcacatgtgtatCGTGTTCTTATTATGCAGGCAACGTGTTTTAGTAGAGTCAGGACCTGAAACAATATTGTCTTTCTCCTAccctccctccttcattccctccctccctccctccttccctcgcttcctccctccctctcttcctccttccctcccttccatttGATTAATGAATTCTACAGGTGGTTATTAGTTACCTACTATAAGTTAGGCAAGGCCTCACCTGAAGTCCTAACTTGCCTTGCTTGTCTAAGTAATACACTCTCTTCCTGATTTTCCAGATCTGCTCACCTCCCCCATTCACTTCCCATGCTCACTTCCAATACTCACTTACCAGGTGCTCATATGATTTTCTTCAGTGAATTATCCCCCAAGCCTTACTTGGAggtaatgaaaaatataaaatgtgagaCTGTTGTCCTTTCCTTAGAATGCACACAGTTGAGGGAAGAGACAATTTTTAAGCAGGTTACAAATGGTGCAGCATGAATGATAGAGACTAAAGGACTTCTCTATATTAAAGCTCACAGCTTCTTTGAGCCCATGGGGCTCCAGTCTTGACAAGGTCCCTGAACTCCAGTAGAGAGATGAATAATTACTTCATCTCCTTTGTGGATTTCTCAGTTGCAACTGTAGGGACAATATGATGGAAGATGATTCCCCAGGGAGACTCGGAGAAAACATCTAGAGATTGTCTGTATGCTTCCAAGAGGGTTGTAGCTTGTCTCCTTCCCACTCCCAGGAGACAAACAACAAATATCACAA is a genomic window of Peromyscus maniculatus bairdii isolate BWxNUB_F1_BW_parent chromosome 5, HU_Pman_BW_mat_3.1, whole genome shotgun sequence containing:
- the LOC102923429 gene encoding putative olfactory receptor 1F12P, giving the protein MQVHPMETGNQTGISEFLLLGFSSWPGKQGLLFALFLCLYLTGLFGNLLILLAIASNNHLHTPMYFFLANLSLVDLCLPSATVPKMLLNIQTKSQSISYPGCLAQMYFCMMFANMDNFLLTVMAYDRYVAICHPLHYSTMMTPRVCTSLVAFSWVIATLNPLLHTLMMARLHFCSENIINHFFCDINSLLPLSCSDTSLNQLMVLLVVGLIFVVPSVCILASYGRIVSAVMKITSIQGKLKAFSTCGSHLALVILFYGAIAGIYMSPSSNHSTEKDSAASVIFMVVAPVLNPFIYSLRNNELKGTFKKTLGQSRMLSW